From Coffea arabica cultivar ET-39 chromosome 2e, Coffea Arabica ET-39 HiFi, whole genome shotgun sequence, the proteins below share one genomic window:
- the LOC113732439 gene encoding uncharacterized protein — MIAVEHKDSIEHIPREVPGNCLQNNGFPCNLQYTRIPIEGFQELKDGIRGHPARDIVEPDNSFNSDSLESPKETPKKPINQHEFGMWSSYYPESPNMTMCPMNAFEAQFYPCFVDNRIRYAPLNMIPQSYPHEYQFQDFQYFVVIDFEATCDKEKNPHPQEIIEFPSVIVSSMTGQLEACFQTYVRPTCNQHLTDFCKDLTGIQQIQVDRGVTLSEALLRHDKWLEKKGIKNTKFAVVTWSNWDCQVMLESECRFKKIRKPPYFNKWINLKVPFREVFGGARCNLKEAVQMAGLTWQGRAHCGLDDAKNTARLLALLMRRGFKFSITDSLMCQPADETFMWKLPPLDHPAFTSYQPQKMRTLHVPVLQLHPHCYCGVKSSKGMVRKPGPKQGSFFFGCGNWTAARGARCHYFEWASI; from the exons ATGATTGCTGTAGAGCATAAAG ATTCCATTGAGCACATCCCTCGTGAGGTGCCAGGGAATTGCCTCCAGAACAATGGCTTCCCTTGCAACTTGCAGTATACGAGGATCCCAATTGAAGGCTTTCAGGAGCTCAAAGATGGGATCCGTGGTCATCCAGCGAGGGATATTGTGGAACCAGACAACTCATTTAATAGTGATTCTCTCGAATCGCCTAAAGAAACTCCAAAGAAACCCATCAATCAGCATGAATTCGGCATGTGGTCATCCTATTATCCAGAATCTCCTAACATGACGATGTGCCCTATGAATGCTTTTGAGGCTCAGTTCTACCCTTGCTTTGTGGATAACAGGATACGTTATGCCCCATTGAACATGATTCCTCAAAGTTACCCTCATGAATACCAGTTCCAAGATTTTCAATACTTTGTTGTTATTGACTTTGAGGCCACATGTGATAAGGAAAAAAATCCTCATCCACAAGAGATAATTGAGTTCCCATCTGTGATAGTGAGTAGCATGACTGGCCAGCTCGAAGCCTGTTTTCAAACATATGTGCGTCCAACTTGCAATCAGCACCTGACTGATTTCTGTAAGGACCTCACTGGCATTCAGCAAATTCAG GTGGATAGAGGAGTTACTCTCAGTGAAGCTCTCCTAAGGCATGataagtggctggagaagaagGGGATAAAGAATACCAAGTTTGCTGTTGTTACATGGTCTAATTGGGATTGTCAGGTGATGTTGGAATCAGAATGCAGGTTCAAAAAGATCAGAAAGCCTCCTTATTTTAACAA ATGGATCAATTTGAAGGTTCCATTCCGTGAAGTGTTTGGTGGTGCAAGATGCAATTTGAAGGAGGCAGTACAGATGGCTGGCCTAACCTGGCAGGGCCGTGCTCACTGTGGTCTTGATGATGCAAAGAATACTGCCCGCCTTCTTGCTCTTCTTATGCGCAGGGGTTTTAAATTTTCGATCACCGACTCTTTAATGTGCCAGCCTGCAGATGAGACTTTTATGTGGAAACTTCCTCCCCTGGATCACCCAGCTTTTACCTCATACCAACCTCAAAAGATGAGGACCCTGCATGTTCCTGTATTGCAGCTTCACCCTCACTGCTATTGTGGGGTAAAAAGCAGCAAAGGGATGGTTCGGAAACCAGGTCCAAAACAAGGGAGTTTCTTTTTTGGGTGTGGGAACTGGACTGCTGCTAGAGGTGCCCGTTGTCATTACTTTGAATGGGCTTCAATATGA
- the LOC113732440 gene encoding 18S rRNA (guanine-N(7))-methyltransferase RID2, which translates to MTSRPELKAPPEVFYNDEEARKYTSSSRIIEIQAQLSERALELLALPDDGVPKLLLDIGCGSGLSGETLTESGHQWIGFDISPSMLDVALEREAEGDLILGDMGQGLGVRPGVIDGAISISAVQWLCNADKSCHEPRKRLKSFFESLYRCLARGARAVFQVYPENLAQRELILGYAMRAGFAGGVVVDFPHSTKRRKEYLVLTCGPPSLSSATPKAKGEDEESCSDEESSGDEENQTVSISDRHRPRKKQKLNKKVKGREWVLRKKEQMRRKGNAVPLDTKYTARKRKAGF; encoded by the exons ATGACGTCGAGACCAGAGCTAAAAGCGCCGCCGGAAGTTTTCTACAATGATGAGGAAGCTCGCAAATACACTTCCTCTTCTCGAATTATTGAAATTCAG GCGCAATTGTCAGAGAGAGCACTGGAACTGCTGGCTTTGCCGGACGATGGAGTTCCTAAGTTACTTCTTGATATAG GCTGTGGGTCGGGACTGAGTGGTGAGACATTGACTGAGAGTGGACACCAATGGATTGGTTTTGATATATCACCATCAATGCTCG ATGTTGCATTGGAGCGTGAGGCTGAGGGTGATCTCATACTGGGTGACATGGGTCAG GGTTTAGGTGTTCGACCTGGAGTTATTGATGGAGCCATCAGTATCTCTGCTGTTCAG TGGTTGTGCAATGCAGACAAATCCTGTCATGAGCCTCGGAAAAGATTGAA GTCCTTCTTTGAGTCATTGTACAGATGTCTGGCAAGGGGTGCAAGAGCAGTGTTTCAAGTATATCCTGAAAATCTTGCTCAACGTGAACTGATCCTAGGTTATGCCATGCGAGCTGGATTTGCTGGTGGTGTAGTTGTTGACTTCCCACACAG caccaagagaagaaaagaatacCTGGTGCTTACTTGTGGTCCGCCATCCTTGAGCAGTGCAACTCCGAAAGCAAAAGGTGAAGATGAAGAGAGTTGTTCTGATGAAGAAAGTAGTGGAGATGAAGAAAATCAGACA GTTTCCATATCAGATAGGCATAGACCGAGGAAGAAGcaaaaattaaataagaaaGTGAAGGGAAGAGAATGGGTGTTGAGGAAGAAAGAACAAAtgagaagaaaaggaaatgctGTGCCTCTAGATACAAAATACACTGCACGCAAGCGAAAAGCTGGCTTTTAA
- the LOC113732441 gene encoding probable CDP-diacylglycerol--inositol 3-phosphatidyltransferase 2 has translation MANSRSTKSTKPQKQSTLAVYLYIPNIIGYIRILLNCVGFAICFQDKILFSLLYLVSFVCDALDGWFARKFNQVSTFGAVLDMVTDRISTACLLLILSQVYRPGLIFISLLALDIGSHWLQMYSTFLLGKSSHKDVKDSNSWLFRAYYRNRMFMGYCCASCEVLYIMLFLLAKNQIESLPLVLGNAVQQSWVKAGILGLAGFGWGIKQLVNVIQIKTAADVCVLYDINKKQ, from the coding sequence ATGGCGAACAGCAGAAGCACAAAATCAACAAAACCACAAAAGCAAAGCACGCTGGCTGTTTACCTGTACATTCCAAACATAATCGGTTACATAAGAATCCTGCTGAATTGTGTGGGCTTCGCAATTTGCTTCCAGGATAAAATCCTCTTCTCCCTGCTTTACCTTGTCAGCTTCGTTTGTGATGCCTTGGATGGTTGGTTTGCCCGCAAATTCAATCAAGTATCCACCTTTGGGGCTGTCCTCGATATGGTCACTGACAGGATCAGCACTGCCTGTCTCCTCCTAATCCTCTCCCAAGTCTACAGGCCTGGCTTGATCTTCATTTCCTTGCTGGCACTCGACATCGGCAGCCATTGGCTCCAAATGTACAGTACTTTCTTGCTTGGGAAGAGCAGCCACAAAGATGTCAAGGACAGCAATAGCTGGCTGTTCAGGGCTTACTACAGAAACCGGATGTTCATGGGTTATTGCTGTGCTTCTTGTGAGGTTCTTTACATTATGCTTTTTCTTCTTGCCAAGAATCAGATTGAGAGTTTGCCGCTTGTTTTGGGGAATGCTGTACAACAGAGTTGGGTTAAAGCAGGGATTTTGGGGTTGGCTGGATTTGGATGGGGAATCAAACAATTAGTGAATGTGATCCAGATTAAGACCGCTGCTGATGTTTGTGTGCTTTATGACATCAACAAGAAGCAGTAG